TCTTTCCATGCTTGTCCCTTACAAGAGCGTGCAGATACACATCCCTGAACGGTACCTCGTCCATGAAATGCAGTCCCATCATCATCATTCTGGCCACCCAGAAAAAGAGAATATCAAAACTGGTGATCAGGACGGAAGTCGGGTAAAAAGTTGCAAGTTCTCTGGTGTTCTCCGGCCAACCCATGGTGGAAAACGGCCAGAGTGCCGAAGAAAACCATGTATCAAGCACATCGGTTTCCTGGACAAGATTTTCGGAAGAACACTCCGGACATGAGGTCGGATCCACCGACTCCACGATCAACGCACCACATTCCTCACATGTCCAGGCGGGAATCCTGTGTCCCCACCAGATCTGCCGGGAAATACACCAGTCCCTGATATTGTCCATCCAACCATAAAAGGTATTGTACCAGGTCTTGGGGTAAATGGTGATCCGTCCCTCACGAACGACATCCACAGCTTTTTTCGCCAATGGTTTTACCGAGACAAACCATTGCAGGGAAGTAATCGGTTCAATAACCGTGCTGCAACGATAACAATGACCAACAGCATGGTCATATTCCTCTATTTTCTCCAAAAAACCCTGTTCCTCCAGATCAGCCACAACAGCCTTTCTGCAGGCAAAACGATCCAGACCAAAGTATTTACCGGCGGCTTCATTCATCACTCCCTTGTCATCCATGACTTTGAGCTGCTCCAGAGAATGACGCAGACCGATTTCATAATCATCGCGATCATGGGACGGAGTTACTTTCAGGGCCCCTGTACCAAATTCCCGTTGAACATGATGATCAAAAACCACGGGGATAACCCTGTCGGTCAGCGGTAACCTGATACCCACATCCGCCAGGTGGCTGTAGCGCTCATCATCGGGATGCACCGCCACCCCTGTATCTCCCAGCATCGTCTCGGGTCGTGTTGTGGCAACCACCACGTGTCCTGAACCGTCGGCATAGGGATAGCGGATATGGTAGAGCTTTCCCCTGGTATCTTCATGATCTACTTCGTCGTCTGCCAGAGCGGTGTGGCAGCGCGGGCACCAGTTAACAATATAATCACCTTTGTAGATCAGCCCCTCTTTATACAACCTGACAAAAACCTCCCGAACCGCCGTGGACAAGCCCTCGTCCATAGTGAATCGCTCACGCTCCCAGTCACAGGAAGAACCGAGTTTCTTCAACTGGTTGATGATGGCTCCACCCTTTTCCCGACGCCACTCCCACACCTTTTCGATGAATTTTTCACGCCCCAGATCATGTCGGCTTTTCCCCTCCGTTGCCAACTGACGCTCAACAACATTTTGTGTGGCGATCCCGGCATGATCAGTGCCGGGCACCCAGACACAGTTATCACCGCACATACGGTGATAACGTGCCAGAATATCCTGCAGGGTATTATTCAGGGCATGACCCACGTGGAGAACTCCGGTTACATTTGGTGGCGGTATCACGATGGAAAATGATTCTTTCCCCTCTTCCATCTTAGCGGAAAAACAGTTGTTCTCCTGCCAGTGACGAAGCCACTTCTCTTCCACTTCGGCAAACTCATATCCCTTGCTCAATTCTTTTTCGTTTTGCGTAGTCATAAAAAAATTATAGTTATATTTTCAGCTGTTTATTCTGCAGCATATCTTTTTCACAGATAAGTGCCGGGCTGCTGTCAGGTCTGTTTTCACCAGATAATGAAACACAATTTTGAAAACTAACTGTGACGAGAGTTTAATTCAACCAAAATCCTGAACTTGAGGAAATGAGATATTTTTTTTAATCCCCATAAAACTCAGCCTGACACTCTTTTTCTTCCCCTGTAAACAGAAATGCTCTCTTTGCTCACCCGAAAAACATCACATTTCTGTTTACAAGCGGTTATAATTTTCCTATATCTTCTTGTACTGCACCCGCCTTATGGGTACTTTGAAAAATTAGAATTTTCGTTCGAGATCAAGGAATAGAAAAATTAAAAAGCGCAGCATATTGAGCATATGTAAGCATTTTTCATTTTTCTGTGACGCAGAGATCGGACGAAAAAGCAATTTTTCAAAGTGGCCTTATGTCAGTCTTTTCTTTTTTCACACATTCTTTTTGTTATGAGGTACTGTATGAAACCACACCGTTTCAAGCATTTGATTCTCTCTGTTCTGATTCTTTTTTTCCTGTCTTCAACCGGCAGTGCAACGGAAGTTTCAACCCCAGACCCGGTAAAGGATGCGATCTGGACATGGGCCGACAGGTCTGAAGATCAGTACGCCATATTTCTCTCAAGACAGAACGGAACTGAATGGGAAAAGCCGGTCAAAATTTCCAATAATGAAGCCTTGAATGTTGTTCCCTCTGTCACCAGAACAGCAAATGGAAACCTCTGGGTAGTATGGTCGGCTTTTGACGGACAGCAATCATTTCTACTGTATAAAAGATTTACAGATAACGAATGGACTGAAGAAACGACCTATTACACTGGCTTGAGTTCAAACACAGCCCCATCAGTCATCGTTGACAATTCCGGAAAAATCTGGCTGGTATGGGCAGGATTTGACGGCATCAGTGATGAAATCTTCTATGCCACCTGGAATGGAACCGAATTCAGTCCGGGAGTATCAATCACCTCCAATACTATTCCGGACATCCTTCCCGTTATCGGATTTAACCAAGAGACCAATTCCCTGTGGATTAAATGGAAACAATTCAGAAAAGACGGCTACATCTCCTACTCCAGCAGCTGGACCGGAACTGAATGGAGTGAACCGAAACCTGTCTCGCCTGAACCTGAATCCATGACACCAATTAAAAAAATTATTTTCAGGACAGCAGTAGAAGGCGTTGAGTCGACAACAGTTTCGTCAGAAAACCAGCAGGAGATTGAGATTCCTTCTTTTATTGCAAGTCCAGAATCGGCCTCCATTCACATCCCCGGATACGAAATCCAATCTCTCCCCGTAAGAGAAATGGATATTATTGCTGATTAATGGAACCTCAATGTTGAACTTCAGAAAAATGAAAACTACTATGGACACCGGACAAAAGATGAATACAAAATTACTCTTCTGCCTCATTACACTGACTCTGTCATCCATCTCCTGCTTGACAACTGCCAGCAACAGTGCAACCATCATTGCCTTCGGGGACTCCATCACCGCCGGTCACAGCAGCCGTTCCGGCGGATATCCTCCCAAACTCAGCAGCCTGCTGAACGAAAACAATAAACCTTCCATAGTCATCAACAAAGGTGTTTCCGGGGAAAAAACATTGGCGGGTGTCGGTAGAATAGGCAGAGTTTTGGCAGGCACACCATCCAATCTCATTCTGATCATGGAAGGCACAAACGATATTCGAGGCGGCCTCTCGCTGGAAACGACAAGACACAACCTTGAATCCATGATTAATCAGAGCAAGGCTGCCGGAGTAACTCCGATACTTGCCACCCTGACCCCCAGTGACAGAAACGGATCAGCTACGGTCATCCCCAATTACTGGAATCCCATGATAAAAAATCTTGCTTCCAGTACAAGTATCCCTCTTGCCGATCAATATGCGGCAATTCTTCCCACGTGGGGTTCATCGAATGCCGACGGACTTCATCCCAATGACACCGGCTACTGGACTGTTGCCAGAACCTGGTACGGCGTTATCGCTCCCATGATTTCTTCCACCGGAGAGGTCAATGCTGACAGCAGTGGAGGGGGCGGCAGCTCCGGCCCCTGCTTTATCGCCACGGCAGCTTTTGGTTCACCGGTAGAAAAGCATGTCATTCTGCTGAAAGAGTTCAGGGATAATTTTCTCCTGACAAATGCCCCTGGAAAACTCTTTGTTAAAACCTATTATGCTCTCTCCCCGCCGGTAGCACATTTTATCAGTCAACATGAGAATGTAAAACGGGTTATAAGGATATTGCTCTACCCTCTGATAGGATTGAGTTATGTTCTGCTCAAACTTAATCTGACAGCGCAGCTTTTCATCGCAGTCATGCTTGCAGGAGGACTGGGATTCTCGATGCTCTTTCTGAAACGGAAAAACCTTACAGTACAGTAAAGCAAGGCGATCAACTCCTGGAACATCACCTGGAACCATCATGGGTTCAGGTGATGTTCCAGGAAAAAATTGTTACTTCACACTCCACGGCTCGGGCAGAAAAATCGTTTCATAAACAGACAACGCATAGCGATCAGTCATACCGGCAATATAATCGCATACCCTGCGGTGGGCATCTTTTTCGTCCAGCCATTCTCCGTTTGCATTTTTTTCAATCCGTCCACCACGTATCCGAACAATCCCATTCTCCATAAAATAATTATACAGGTCGCGGATAATACGTCGGGCCTTTTCGAACTCGGCATGTACCTTGTAATAGGTATACACATTATCATAGAGAAAAGTGCGCAGATCTGAAATGGCTTCCAGCATGGTATCACTGATATGCAGGTCACCGTCATCGGCAGTGAGTGTCTCAACAATCAGATCACGGACCATTGCCTCTATCCTTTTGGAATGCCTGTCCCCGACAATGTTTTTTATTCTGACAGGAAGATCCCCCTCTGTAAGAATTCCTGCACGAAGAGCATCATCCAGGTCATGGTTTACATAAGCGATAATATCCGCAAGCCTGACGACCTGTCCCTCCAGTGTCACCGCTGTTTCCGATTTCTGTTTCGGCAGGATATCGGCCCTCCCCTTGGAATGTCGAACAATACCGTTACGAACTTCAAAGGTAAGATTCAATCCCTTGCCATCATTTTCCAGAAAATCAACAACCCGAAGACTGTGAACATAGTGACGAAAACCTCCCGGATGCAGTTCATTCAGAGTTGCCTCTCCAGCATGACCAAAGGGTGTATGCCCCAGATCATGCCCCAGGGCAATGGCCTCGGTCAAAGGTTCATTGAGGCAGAGGGCGGAAGCGATAGTTCTGGCAATCTGTGATACCTCAAGGACATGAGTCAACCTCGTCCGGTAGTGGTCTCCCGTAGGAGCAAGAAATACCTGGGTCTTGTGTTTCAGTCGCCTGAAGGTCTTTGAATGGGTTATTCGATCCCGATCCCGCTGAAAGGGCAGACGGATATCGCACATATCCTCTTCCTCCTCGACTTGACGGCCTGAGGAGTTCTTATTCAGTGCTGCAAAAGGAGAAAGTATGTTTTCTTCTCTTTCTTCCAATTGTTTTTTTATTGATCTCCCTATCACTGGTATAAATGACATATTCTCTCTCCTTATACTGCTCAGTGCAAATGTCTTTTTCTTCCTGCGCATACGGTTAATGAAGAAAACATATATAATACGTAATTTCAATGGTTTGAGCAGATAGTCACTAACCTGACTCACAAATACCCATAAACCAGCCATCAAGACAGCCGGAAAGAGTTTAATTCTTTACAGCCTTGTGTTTTATGTTTTATACTGCTTATCTTTGTCTTTCTTTTTTCATTCAATGAAGTCAGGCCAGGAGCAAAATATGAACAAAAAACCCCTTCTCCTTTTTCTCATTCTGCTCATGTTTTTCCTGGGGAATATTTTCACCAGGAACAATAAAGACTCTCCTGTCACCGCACCGTCTTCCACAATACTGGCAGCATGGAATAATCACACCGATAATATTCAAGTCAGCGGCAGTGGCAGGGTCATCAAACTGCTCCCGGATGACAACCGGGGAACAAGACATCAGAAATTCATTGTGAGAATAGACAAGGACCTGACCGTACTCGTTGCCCATAATATTGATCTTGCACCCCGTGTAAAAGGATTGAAGAAAGGTGATACCATCTCCTTTTACGGTGAATATGAATGGAATCAAAAGGGTGGTGTCATTCATTGGACCCACCGAGACCCTGGGAGAAAGCACCCGGATGGCTGGCTGCAACATAACGGAAAGAAGTACCGGTGATCAAAGAGGAGGGCTTTCAACAACAATAACTCATACGAGGTACTCCAGTGAAACAGTATTGCTATCATGATTCACCCATCGGCACCCTGCTTCTTATCGGCAAAAACGGGGTTCTGGAAAAACTGCATTTTCCCCGCTCAGCCCGAAATATAACAATCGAACACAACTGGCAGGAAGACTGTAAATCCTTTTTACCCGTAACAGACCAGTTGACTGCCTACTTTGCAGGCAGTCTCCAGACATTTACTGTACAAATGCACCTTGAGGGTACTCCGTTTCAGCAACGGGTGTGGAAGGAACTCAGAAAAATCCCTTATGGCAAAACCGCCAGCTACGGTGAAATAGCCAGGCGAATCGGCAACCCGAAAGCCTGCAGGGCCGTTGGTGGTGCCAATAACAAAAATCCCATTCCCATTATCATTCCCTGCCATCGGGTCATCGGCCATGATGGTTCCATGGCTGGATTCGGCGGCGGCCTTGATTTGAAAAAAACCCTGCTCCAACTTGAAAAAGCACCTGTAGTATCAGCCTGATAAACAGAAAAACAGGGAGAAAAAAATAATGCTGCAGTTCAACAATGTCATGGAAGTATTCAAACTGCTGGATAAAACCAATTGCAGAAAATGCCATGAAAAAACATGCATGGCATTTGCGGCAGCTGTTTTCAAAGGTGAAAAACGATTGGAAGAATGCCCTTTTATCAGCAGAGACACAGCATCATTGTACGGCCCGCCAAAAGCAAGCAAAAACAGCCCGGAAATCGACCTGGAAGAAAGCATTGCAGCCATGCGCGAAACAATTCGGGGACTTGATCTCAAGTCCAGGGCGGAAATAATCCAGGCAGTTTTCCACAATGAAAAACTTACCCTGAAAATAATGGGAAAAGATTTTTCCGTAGACAGTAATTCTACAATCTATACCGATCTCCATGTCAACAACTGGGTTGTCATATCGAGCTTCAACTATATCATTCAATGCAAAGGTGTTCCGGTACGAAACGAATGGGTTCCCTTCAGGGAGTTGCCCGGCGGGCTGGACTGGTACCGTCTTTTTGGCCAGCAATGTGAAAAACCACTGAAAAACCTGGGAGATACCTATCCTGACCTGCTCAAGGATCTCGTTGATCTTTTCAGTGGAAAACATGTAACCGAGCAATTTCAATCCGATATTTCCATGGTTCTCTTCCCACTCCCACTGGTTCCCATGCTCATCTGCTACTGGGAGCCGGAAGACGGTATGGAATCAAGCCTGAACCTTTTCTTTGATGCAACAGCGGGTCACAA
The DNA window shown above is from Desulfomarina profundi and carries:
- a CDS encoding sialidase family protein, which encodes MKPHRFKHLILSVLILFFLSSTGSATEVSTPDPVKDAIWTWADRSEDQYAIFLSRQNGTEWEKPVKISNNEALNVVPSVTRTANGNLWVVWSAFDGQQSFLLYKRFTDNEWTEETTYYTGLSSNTAPSVIVDNSGKIWLVWAGFDGISDEIFYATWNGTEFSPGVSITSNTIPDILPVIGFNQETNSLWIKWKQFRKDGYISYSSSWTGTEWSEPKPVSPEPESMTPIKKIIFRTAVEGVESTTVSSENQQEIEIPSFIASPESASIHIPGYEIQSLPVREMDIIAD
- a CDS encoding SGNH/GDSL hydrolase family protein; amino-acid sequence: MNTKLLFCLITLTLSSISCLTTASNSATIIAFGDSITAGHSSRSGGYPPKLSSLLNENNKPSIVINKGVSGEKTLAGVGRIGRVLAGTPSNLILIMEGTNDIRGGLSLETTRHNLESMINQSKAAGVTPILATLTPSDRNGSATVIPNYWNPMIKNLASSTSIPLADQYAAILPTWGSSNADGLHPNDTGYWTVARTWYGVIAPMISSTGEVNADSSGGGGSSGPCFIATAAFGSPVEKHVILLKEFRDNFLLTNAPGKLFVKTYYALSPPVAHFISQHENVKRVIRILLYPLIGLSYVLLKLNLTAQLFIAVMLAGGLGFSMLFLKRKNLTVQ
- a CDS encoding deoxyguanosinetriphosphate triphosphohydrolase; translated protein: MSFIPVIGRSIKKQLEEREENILSPFAALNKNSSGRQVEEEEDMCDIRLPFQRDRDRITHSKTFRRLKHKTQVFLAPTGDHYRTRLTHVLEVSQIARTIASALCLNEPLTEAIALGHDLGHTPFGHAGEATLNELHPGGFRHYVHSLRVVDFLENDGKGLNLTFEVRNGIVRHSKGRADILPKQKSETAVTLEGQVVRLADIIAYVNHDLDDALRAGILTEGDLPVRIKNIVGDRHSKRIEAMVRDLIVETLTADDGDLHISDTMLEAISDLRTFLYDNVYTYYKVHAEFEKARRIIRDLYNYFMENGIVRIRGGRIEKNANGEWLDEKDAHRRVCDYIAGMTDRYALSVYETIFLPEPWSVK
- a CDS encoding DUF3465 domain-containing protein, with product MNKKPLLLFLILLMFFLGNIFTRNNKDSPVTAPSSTILAAWNNHTDNIQVSGSGRVIKLLPDDNRGTRHQKFIVRIDKDLTVLVAHNIDLAPRVKGLKKGDTISFYGEYEWNQKGGVIHWTHRDPGRKHPDGWLQHNGKKYR
- a CDS encoding methylated-DNA--[protein]-cysteine S-methyltransferase, coding for MKQYCYHDSPIGTLLLIGKNGVLEKLHFPRSARNITIEHNWQEDCKSFLPVTDQLTAYFAGSLQTFTVQMHLEGTPFQQRVWKELRKIPYGKTASYGEIARRIGNPKACRAVGGANNKNPIPIIIPCHRVIGHDGSMAGFGGGLDLKKTLLQLEKAPVVSA
- a CDS encoding DUF3786 domain-containing protein, producing the protein MLQFNNVMEVFKLLDKTNCRKCHEKTCMAFAAAVFKGEKRLEECPFISRDTASLYGPPKASKNSPEIDLEESIAAMRETIRGLDLKSRAEIIQAVFHNEKLTLKIMGKDFSVDSNSTIYTDLHVNNWVVISSFNYIIQCKGVPVRNEWVPFRELPGGLDWYRLFGQQCEKPLKNLGDTYPDLLKDLVDLFSGKHVTEQFQSDISMVLFPLPLVPMLICYWEPEDGMESSLNLFFDATAGHNLGIEGVYLLGVGITQMFEKLALLHGFQNH